One region of Zingiber officinale cultivar Zhangliang chromosome 7B, Zo_v1.1, whole genome shotgun sequence genomic DNA includes:
- the LOC122004493 gene encoding AT-hook motif nuclear-localized protein 23-like produces the protein MAGLDLTTTSRYARHLADLHLARHHPNPGSDDDDNNGSANRGDRDWSPSAPQGGDLASRRPRGRPPGSKNRPKPPVIITRESANVLGAHMLEVSAGCDVFDCIATYARRRQRGVCVLSGSGVVTNVTLRQPSSSSGTGGVVTLQGRFEILSLAGSFLPPPAPPGATSLSIFLAGGQGEVAGGNVVGALFAAGPVIVIAASFTNVAYERLPLEEEEEDQSINVRGGGSSSGNHFPDPSSMLPLFNLPLNNTHQLPPVDGHGWASSASGQPAPF, from the coding sequence ATGGCAGGTTTGGATCTGACCACCACTTCTAGGTATGCTCGCCACCTCGCTGACCTCCACCTTGCGCGTCACCACCCCAACCCTGGCTCCGACGACGACGACAACAACGGCAGCGCCAACCGGGGAGACCGCGACTGGTCGCCCTCGGCCCCACAGGGTGGGGACTTGGCGTCGCGGCGGCCGAGGGGGCGGCCGCCGGGGTCCAAGAACAGGCCCAAGCCGCCGGTGATCATCACGAGGGAGAGCGCCAACGTGCTGGGAGCCCACATGCTGGAGGTCAGCGCCGGGTGCGACGTCTTCGATTGCATCGCCACCTACGCGCGCCGCCGGCAGAGGGGAGTGTGCGTCCTCAGCGGCAGCGGGGTGGTCACCAACGTCACGCTCCGGCAGCCCTCGTCCTCTTCTGGCACCGGCGGGGTGGTGACGCTGCAGGGCCGCTTCGAGATCCTGTCACTTGCGGGGTCGTTCCTCCCGCCGCCAGCGCCGCCGGGGGCCACCAGCCTCTCCATCTTCCTGGCTGGCGGGCAGGGGGAGGTGGCGGGCGGCAACGTGGTGGGGGCTCTCTTCGCCGCAGGGCCTGTCATTGTCATTGCCGCCTCCTTCACCAACGTGGCCTACGAGCGTCTGCccttggaggaggaggaggaggaccagAGCATTAACGTCCGCGGCGGCGGCAGCAGCAGCGGGAACCACTTCCCGGACCCCTCCTCCATGCTTCCCTTGTTCAACTTGCCGCTCAATAACACGCACCAGTTGCCGCCGGTGGACGGACACGGTTGGGCCAGCTCAGCGTCCGGTCAACCTGCGCCGTTCTGA